One genomic window of Salvelinus alpinus chromosome 9, SLU_Salpinus.1, whole genome shotgun sequence includes the following:
- the LOC139584711 gene encoding COUP transcription factor 2-like isoform X1 translates to MAMVVWRGSQDDVAETQGTLSSQSQGGLSLPTPQLNLSGSQVAPPTPQTPVQGPPNNTVQSTPTNQTTQSEKQQPQHIECVVCGDKSSGKHYGQFTCEGCKSFFKRSVRRNLSYTCRANRNCPIDQHHRNQCQYCRLKKCLKVGMRREVSLFTAAVQRGRMPPTQPHHGQFALTNGDPLHCHSYLSGYISLLLRAEPYPTSRYGSQCMQPNNIMGIENICELAARMLFSAVEWARNIPFFPDLQITDQVALLRLTWSELFVLNAAQCSMPLHVAPLLAAAGLHASPMSADRVVAFMDHIRIFQEQVEKLKALHVDSAEYSCLKAIVLFTSDACGLSDVAHVESLQEKSQCALEEYVRSQYPNQPTRFGKLLLRLPSLRTVSSSVIEQLFFVRLVGKTPIETLIRDMLLSGSSFNWPYMSIQ, encoded by the exons ATGGCAATGGTAGTGTGGAGAGGCTCCCAGGACGATGTGGCTGAGACCCAAGGTACCCTTTCTTCGCAATCTCAAGGAGGACTATCCCTTCCGACCCCTCAGTTGAATCTGTCAGGCTCTCAGGTCGCCCCTCCGACCCCTCAGACACCAGTCCAAGGACCCCCGAACAACACTGTACAGTCTACGCCGACAAACCAGACGACGCAGTCGGAGAAACAGCAGCCACAGCACATAGAATGCGTGGTTTGCGGGGATAAATCTAGTGGTAAACACTATGGCCAGTTTACTTGCGAGGGGTGCAAAAGCTTCTTCAAACGGAGCGTACGAAGGAACCTCAGTTACACATGCCGTGCCAACAGGAATTGTCCCATTGACCAGCACCATCGCAATCAGTGTCAGTACTGCCGCCTCAAAAAATGCCTGAAAGTTGGCATGAGACGGGAAG TTTCTCTTTTTACTGCAGCGGTGCAACGGGGACGGATGCCACCCACACAGCCACACCATGGTCAGTTCGCCTTGACAAATGGGGACCCACTCCACTGCCATTCCTACTTATCCGGATATATCTCTCTACTGCTGAGAGCGGAGCCCTACCCAACGTCCCGGTATGGCAGTCAATGCATGCAACCCAACAACATCATGGGCATCGAGAACATATGTGAACTGGCGGCCAGGATGCTGTTCAGCGCCGTGGAGTGGGCCAGGAATATCCCCTTCTTTCCAGACCTTCAGATTACTGACCAGGTGGCTCTTCTGCGGTTGACCTGGAGTGAGTTATTTGTGCTCAACGCCGCACAGTGCTCCATGCCTCTCCATGTGGCTCCACTTCTGGCGGCGGCTGGCCTACATGCCTCTCCCATGTCTGCGGACAGAGTGGTTGCATTTATGGACCACATTAGGATCTTCCAAGAACAAGTGGAAAAGCTGAAAGCTTTGCACGTTGACTCTGCTGAATACAGCTGCTTAAAGGCAATTGTGCTCTTCACATCAG ATGCTTGTGGCCTCTCAGATGTGGCCCATGTGGAAAGTTTGCAAGAGAAGTCACAGTGCGCCCTGGAGGAATATGTTCGGAGCCAGTATCCCAACCAGCCTACACGATTTGGGAAGTTGTTACTTCGCTTGCCTTCGCTGCGCACAGTCTCTTCATCGGTCATAGAGCAATTGTTTTTCGTCCGATTGGTAGGTAAAACCCCAATTGAAACCCTCATCAGGGATATGTTGCTTTCGGGGAGCAGTTTTAACTGGCCCTACATGTCAATTCAGTAA
- the LOC139584711 gene encoding COUP transcription factor 2-like isoform X2, translating to MAMVVWRGSQDDVAETQGTLSSQSQGGLSLPTPQLNLSGSQVAPPTPQTPVQGPPNNTVQSTPTNQTTQSEKQQPQHIECVVCGDKSSGKHYGQFTCEGCKSFFKRSVRRNLSYTCRANRNCPIDQHHRNQCQYCRLKKCLKVGMRREAVQRGRMPPTQPHHGQFALTNGDPLHCHSYLSGYISLLLRAEPYPTSRYGSQCMQPNNIMGIENICELAARMLFSAVEWARNIPFFPDLQITDQVALLRLTWSELFVLNAAQCSMPLHVAPLLAAAGLHASPMSADRVVAFMDHIRIFQEQVEKLKALHVDSAEYSCLKAIVLFTSDACGLSDVAHVESLQEKSQCALEEYVRSQYPNQPTRFGKLLLRLPSLRTVSSSVIEQLFFVRLVGKTPIETLIRDMLLSGSSFNWPYMSIQ from the exons ATGGCAATGGTAGTGTGGAGAGGCTCCCAGGACGATGTGGCTGAGACCCAAGGTACCCTTTCTTCGCAATCTCAAGGAGGACTATCCCTTCCGACCCCTCAGTTGAATCTGTCAGGCTCTCAGGTCGCCCCTCCGACCCCTCAGACACCAGTCCAAGGACCCCCGAACAACACTGTACAGTCTACGCCGACAAACCAGACGACGCAGTCGGAGAAACAGCAGCCACAGCACATAGAATGCGTGGTTTGCGGGGATAAATCTAGTGGTAAACACTATGGCCAGTTTACTTGCGAGGGGTGCAAAAGCTTCTTCAAACGGAGCGTACGAAGGAACCTCAGTTACACATGCCGTGCCAACAGGAATTGTCCCATTGACCAGCACCATCGCAATCAGTGTCAGTACTGCCGCCTCAAAAAATGCCTGAAAGTTGGCATGAGACGGGAAG CGGTGCAACGGGGACGGATGCCACCCACACAGCCACACCATGGTCAGTTCGCCTTGACAAATGGGGACCCACTCCACTGCCATTCCTACTTATCCGGATATATCTCTCTACTGCTGAGAGCGGAGCCCTACCCAACGTCCCGGTATGGCAGTCAATGCATGCAACCCAACAACATCATGGGCATCGAGAACATATGTGAACTGGCGGCCAGGATGCTGTTCAGCGCCGTGGAGTGGGCCAGGAATATCCCCTTCTTTCCAGACCTTCAGATTACTGACCAGGTGGCTCTTCTGCGGTTGACCTGGAGTGAGTTATTTGTGCTCAACGCCGCACAGTGCTCCATGCCTCTCCATGTGGCTCCACTTCTGGCGGCGGCTGGCCTACATGCCTCTCCCATGTCTGCGGACAGAGTGGTTGCATTTATGGACCACATTAGGATCTTCCAAGAACAAGTGGAAAAGCTGAAAGCTTTGCACGTTGACTCTGCTGAATACAGCTGCTTAAAGGCAATTGTGCTCTTCACATCAG ATGCTTGTGGCCTCTCAGATGTGGCCCATGTGGAAAGTTTGCAAGAGAAGTCACAGTGCGCCCTGGAGGAATATGTTCGGAGCCAGTATCCCAACCAGCCTACACGATTTGGGAAGTTGTTACTTCGCTTGCCTTCGCTGCGCACAGTCTCTTCATCGGTCATAGAGCAATTGTTTTTCGTCCGATTGGTAGGTAAAACCCCAATTGAAACCCTCATCAGGGATATGTTGCTTTCGGGGAGCAGTTTTAACTGGCCCTACATGTCAATTCAGTAA